A single genomic interval of Chitinophaga sp. 180180018-3 harbors:
- a CDS encoding aldo/keto reductase, giving the protein MKYTTLGKSGLIVSKLSFGAMTFGSDPSMPSVYKVSETDANAMVGKALDSGINFFDTADGYAGGQSELMLGKLLAPRRQEVIITTKVGFRTGQPITQAGLSRRHILYSCEQSLKRLGTDYIDLYVLHKEDPYTPLEETLAALDDLVKAGKVRYVGFSNWSAWKAAVAHQMQLHNGWSSFVNAQLNYSLVGRDAEHDLIPFMQYGGLGMTVWSPLASGFLSGKYTRENLKDENNRLSGFDLIPTDKEHGFRIIEKIREIAPAYNATVAQVSLAWLLSKPVVSSVIIGASKMHQLEDNLKAADVELSAADVATLDEISRIAAPYPHWFNQMLVDPVHKERITN; this is encoded by the coding sequence ATGAAATACACTACTCTGGGCAAATCTGGCCTTATCGTATCCAAACTATCCTTTGGCGCCATGACCTTCGGCAGCGATCCATCCATGCCAAGCGTTTACAAAGTTTCGGAAACCGACGCCAACGCGATGGTTGGCAAAGCGCTCGACAGCGGGATTAATTTCTTTGATACAGCCGACGGCTATGCCGGCGGGCAATCAGAGCTCATGTTGGGCAAACTGCTGGCGCCACGGCGTCAGGAGGTAATTATTACCACCAAGGTTGGGTTCCGGACGGGACAGCCGATAACACAGGCGGGGCTGTCGCGCCGGCACATATTGTACTCCTGCGAGCAGAGCCTGAAACGACTTGGCACCGACTACATTGATCTGTACGTCCTGCACAAGGAAGATCCTTACACACCGCTTGAAGAAACGCTGGCTGCGCTGGACGACCTCGTTAAAGCGGGCAAGGTAAGATACGTGGGATTCTCGAACTGGTCGGCCTGGAAAGCGGCCGTGGCCCATCAGATGCAGCTGCACAACGGCTGGAGTTCATTCGTTAATGCACAGCTCAACTACTCACTGGTAGGTCGCGATGCGGAACACGACCTGATACCGTTCATGCAATATGGCGGATTAGGCATGACCGTGTGGAGCCCGTTAGCCAGTGGCTTTCTGAGCGGCAAGTACACCCGCGAAAATCTGAAAGATGAAAACAACCGGCTGTCGGGTTTCGATTTGATCCCTACCGATAAGGAACATGGTTTCCGGATCATTGAAAAGATCCGGGAAATAGCACCTGCCTATAACGCCACCGTGGCGCAGGTATCACTGGCATGGCTACTTAGCAAACCTGTTGTATCCAGTGTCATTATCGGTGCTTCTAAAATGCATCAGCTCGAAGATAATCTGAAGGCAGCGGATGTGGAGTTATCTGCCGCAGATGTAGCCACATTGGATGAAATATCCCGTATAGCTGCGCCGTACCCACATTGGTTTAATCAGATGCTGGTGGATCCGGTGCATAAGGAAAGAATTACGAATTAG
- a CDS encoding SRPBCC domain-containing protein: MNNQDFTTTILVDQTPRQAFDAITNVRGWWSEEIDGGTAELNDVFLYHYKDVHICKVKLEEVVPEEKVTWRVLNNYFSFVEDKTEWTDTRITFDIFREDNKTAVRFTHWGLVPDYECYHVCFDAWSNYVNNSLRSLITTGKGTPNPKEGEGFNAQIVEKWKLK; the protein is encoded by the coding sequence ATGAATAACCAGGATTTTACTACCACTATTTTAGTGGATCAGACACCCCGGCAGGCATTCGACGCCATTACCAATGTTCGCGGATGGTGGTCTGAAGAAATTGATGGCGGTACCGCGGAACTCAACGATGTGTTCCTGTACCACTATAAAGATGTTCATATCTGTAAAGTGAAACTCGAGGAAGTGGTTCCGGAGGAAAAAGTTACCTGGCGGGTGTTAAATAACTATTTCAGTTTTGTAGAGGATAAAACTGAATGGACGGATACCCGTATCACTTTTGACATCTTCCGGGAAGATAACAAAACGGCCGTCCGTTTTACCCATTGGGGATTGGTGCCGGACTATGAATGCTACCATGTCTGCTTCGACGCCTGGAGCAACTACGTCAACAACAGCCTGCGTAGCCTGATTACTACCGGTAAAGGCACTCCTAATCCTAAAGAAGGAGAAGGTTTCAATGCGCAGATTGTAGAAAAATGGAAGCTGAAATAG
- a CDS encoding efflux transporter outer membrane subunit, which produces MNIRYKWLAALALLAVSCKVTQPYQQPDPGPAALYRDHVGNDTNSIATRPWQYFFTDSLLQQLINRGINENLDLKIAMQRIAAAQAAFRQSRQAFLPDLNATASVKQSRLAFPQGFGLINTATQYDAGLTASWEVDIWGKLRSSKKAAQAALLSTIAGRQAVQSSLIADIAGTYYTLLALDEQLRVLQQTLANRNEDVNSMRDLKASGIVNGAAVVQSEANQYAAAVAIPDVKRQIRETENALSILLTLPPGAIRRSALPAQQLPGNLSTGIPAQLLSRRPDVQAAELLFRNTFEQTNVARTAFYPSLNITASGGFSSFDFAKWFTSDGLFANIIGGITQPVFNKGLNKARLATAQAQQQEALYNFSKVMLAAGKEVSDALYSLESVTEKKENREKQLASLEKAVDFTKELLRYSSTTNYTDVLTSEQNLLNAQIGKINDQLQQWQAVIALYHAVGGGAN; this is translated from the coding sequence AGCCGGATCCCGGGCCGGCGGCATTGTACCGCGATCATGTTGGCAACGATACCAACAGCATCGCCACCCGGCCGTGGCAGTATTTCTTTACAGACAGTTTACTGCAACAACTGATAAATCGCGGTATCAACGAAAACCTGGATCTGAAAATAGCCATGCAACGCATTGCGGCAGCCCAGGCGGCATTCAGACAAAGCAGGCAGGCATTTCTTCCGGACCTGAATGCGACTGCCTCCGTAAAGCAATCACGATTGGCATTCCCGCAGGGGTTCGGACTGATCAATACCGCCACGCAGTACGACGCCGGACTAACTGCCAGCTGGGAAGTGGATATATGGGGCAAACTCCGTAGCAGCAAAAAGGCGGCCCAGGCAGCCCTGCTGAGTACAATAGCCGGCAGGCAGGCCGTACAAAGCAGTCTGATCGCTGATATCGCCGGAACGTATTACACGCTGCTGGCACTGGACGAGCAGCTGCGGGTACTGCAACAAACCCTCGCCAACCGGAACGAAGATGTAAACAGTATGCGCGATCTGAAAGCTTCCGGTATTGTGAATGGCGCTGCTGTGGTACAAAGCGAAGCCAATCAATATGCGGCAGCAGTGGCTATCCCTGATGTAAAGCGGCAAATCAGGGAAACAGAAAACGCCCTGAGCATACTGCTGACACTGCCTCCGGGGGCCATCCGGCGCAGTGCGCTGCCAGCCCAGCAATTGCCCGGCAATCTATCTACCGGTATACCCGCCCAACTCCTTAGCCGGCGGCCCGATGTACAAGCGGCAGAACTGCTGTTCCGTAATACATTTGAACAGACCAACGTAGCCCGTACTGCCTTCTATCCCAGCCTGAACATCACTGCCTCCGGTGGATTTTCGAGCTTCGATTTCGCCAAATGGTTCACCAGCGACGGACTGTTTGCCAATATCATTGGCGGCATCACACAACCAGTTTTCAACAAGGGATTGAATAAGGCCCGTCTTGCAACCGCGCAGGCCCAACAACAGGAAGCCCTGTACAATTTCAGTAAAGTTATGCTGGCTGCGGGAAAAGAAGTATCTGATGCGCTTTATTCTCTCGAATCAGTAACAGAAAAAAAAGAAAACCGGGAAAAGCAACTGGCGTCACTGGAGAAGGCGGTCGACTTTACCAAAGAATTGTTGCGCTACAGTTCTACCACCAACTACACCGATGTACTGACCTCAGAACAAAATCTACTCAACGCACAGATTGGTAAGATCAACGATCAGTTACAGCAATGGCAGGCGGTGATTGCATTGTATCATGCAGTGGGTGGAGGCGCCAATTAA
- a CDS encoding isocitrate lyase/phosphoenolpyruvate mutase family protein, with protein MNVQVQKQKAEQFRALHHTGKILLLPNVWDYISTRLVAHCNLPAIATASIATALANGYPDGEAIPFGRLLEVVRSIVQAAGELPVTVDIERGFAGSLPELQHNIAQLITAGAVGINIEDSDAGHQHLTPVAVQCEKISAIRDVARDMGVPLFINARTDAFISANVSDPVEESIRRADAYAGAGADGVFPIRIDTYEAITAITTRTSLPVNVLMIPPVADLKKLEAAGIARVSFGPRLFSLALTNMKEAVEALLQGESQAFSERTLLPPDALHQLL; from the coding sequence ATGAACGTACAGGTACAAAAGCAAAAGGCGGAGCAATTCAGGGCATTACATCATACAGGGAAAATATTACTGCTGCCCAATGTATGGGATTACATCAGTACCCGGCTGGTGGCCCATTGCAACCTGCCGGCGATTGCTACCGCCAGTATTGCCACTGCATTGGCGAACGGATATCCCGATGGCGAAGCCATACCGTTCGGCCGATTGCTGGAAGTAGTACGCAGTATCGTACAGGCCGCCGGTGAGCTTCCTGTGACAGTGGATATTGAAAGGGGATTTGCCGGATCACTGCCGGAGTTGCAGCACAACATTGCTCAGCTCATCACGGCAGGAGCGGTAGGTATTAATATAGAAGACAGCGATGCCGGCCATCAGCATCTGACGCCTGTTGCCGTACAATGCGAAAAGATATCTGCCATCCGGGATGTGGCCCGGGATATGGGAGTACCGTTATTCATCAATGCGAGAACAGATGCTTTCATTTCGGCTAATGTCAGCGATCCGGTGGAAGAAAGTATCCGGCGGGCGGACGCCTATGCCGGGGCAGGCGCCGACGGCGTATTTCCCATCAGGATTGATACGTATGAAGCTATAACGGCCATCACTACACGAACTTCATTACCTGTGAATGTATTAATGATACCACCGGTAGCTGATCTGAAAAAGCTGGAGGCAGCGGGTATAGCCCGGGTGAGCTTTGGGCCCAGGTTATTCAGTCTTGCGCTGACCAATATGAAAGAAGCCGTAGAAGCGCTGCTCCAGGGCGAAAGCCAGGCCTTTTCGGAACGAACATTACTGCCACCCGACGCGCTGCACCAGCTGCTGTAA
- a CDS encoding helix-turn-helix domain-containing protein, which yields MQHLTIVVPEGRNNLSSISGTYEILTRANEYHKQNGKDKTALFRIELAGTSKHVEYGDGLFTVHPHTSISAIKKTDLVVIPSLSHNYQLGIQENKALISWLAKQYKGGAEIASICTGAYLLAAAGLLDGKSCSTHWNETEKFRSMFPKVNLQPDKLITDENGIYTNGGGYSFLNLMLYLVEKKYDRQTAIYCSKIFQIEIDRQSQSTFIIFKGQKLHDDELVKEAQTYIEQNLHEKISVEQLSAMFAIGRRHFDRRFIKATGNTPLEYLQRVKIESAKKAFETSRKSVNEVMYDVGYLDVKAFREVFRKITGLSPLEYRSRYNAAFSIAN from the coding sequence ATGCAACATCTTACTATCGTTGTCCCGGAAGGGAGGAACAACTTAAGCAGCATTAGCGGTACTTACGAGATACTAACACGGGCCAATGAGTACCATAAGCAAAATGGTAAAGATAAAACGGCGTTATTCAGGATTGAACTGGCAGGCACATCGAAGCATGTGGAGTACGGTGATGGATTGTTTACCGTGCATCCGCATACCAGCATATCAGCTATCAAGAAAACCGACCTGGTAGTCATTCCATCGCTAAGCCATAACTACCAGCTGGGCATCCAGGAAAATAAAGCGTTGATTTCATGGCTGGCAAAGCAATATAAGGGCGGTGCAGAAATAGCAAGTATCTGTACCGGCGCCTACCTGCTTGCTGCAGCAGGATTACTGGACGGAAAAAGTTGCTCCACGCACTGGAACGAAACTGAAAAATTCCGAAGTATGTTCCCCAAAGTGAATCTGCAACCGGACAAACTGATCACCGATGAAAACGGGATCTACACTAACGGTGGCGGCTACTCGTTTCTGAACCTGATGCTCTATCTTGTAGAGAAAAAATACGACCGGCAAACTGCGATCTATTGTTCCAAGATCTTCCAGATCGAAATAGACCGGCAAAGCCAGTCGACCTTCATCATATTTAAAGGGCAAAAGTTACACGACGATGAACTGGTAAAAGAAGCACAGACCTATATAGAGCAAAATCTTCATGAAAAAATATCTGTTGAACAGTTGTCGGCTATGTTTGCCATTGGCAGGCGGCACTTCGACAGGAGATTCATCAAAGCTACGGGCAACACCCCCCTGGAATATCTGCAGCGGGTAAAAATAGAATCCGCCAAAAAAGCATTTGAAACGAGCCGCAAGTCGGTTAATGAAGTAATGTATGATGTTGGTTATTTAGATGTAAAGGCATTCCGGGAAGTGTTCAGGAAGATCACGGGATTGTCGCCCCTGGAGTATAGGAGCAGGTATAATGCGGCGTTTAGTATTGCGAATTGA
- a CDS encoding DUF488 domain-containing protein, with protein MQKFGGTLGKTSFQKLMLLLTKQQERPDYHFVPYKYGCFSFQAMADISTMEKYEQVAQDSHGIRKTDTADYIIQLKENDQKALNQLFLLHGKKNYKDLIKYTYNKYPFYAINSEIADRYLTEDDLKIVRQHRPQSNHTILYTIGYEGITLEEYLNKLIVKDVKVLVDVRNNPLSMKYGFSKSQLVNSCRSVGIEYIHIPEVGIVSEQRQELKSQKDYDNLFAKYCQVNLPSTLTEQKQILQLLKSKARIALTCFEANICQCHRKHLAEAITRLPQWNYELIHL; from the coding sequence TTGCAAAAATTTGGAGGTACTTTAGGCAAAACCAGCTTTCAAAAGCTTATGCTACTGTTGACCAAACAACAAGAACGCCCGGATTACCATTTTGTTCCTTATAAATACGGTTGCTTTTCTTTTCAGGCCATGGCTGATATATCCACTATGGAAAAGTATGAGCAGGTGGCGCAAGACAGTCACGGAATAAGAAAAACTGATACAGCCGATTATATCATCCAATTAAAGGAGAATGATCAAAAAGCATTAAATCAATTATTCCTGTTACACGGCAAGAAGAACTATAAAGATTTAATTAAATACACTTATAACAAATATCCGTTTTACGCAATTAATAGTGAAATTGCAGATAGATATCTTACCGAAGACGACTTAAAAATAGTTCGTCAGCATAGGCCCCAGAGTAATCACACTATTTTGTATACTATTGGATATGAAGGTATTACTTTGGAAGAATACTTAAATAAACTTATCGTAAAAGATGTTAAAGTATTAGTGGACGTGAGAAACAACCCACTCAGTATGAAATATGGCTTTAGTAAAAGCCAGCTAGTGAACTCCTGTCGGAGTGTAGGGATAGAGTATATCCACATCCCGGAGGTTGGAATTGTTTCAGAACAAAGGCAAGAGTTAAAATCACAAAAGGATTATGACAATCTATTTGCTAAATATTGTCAGGTTAATCTGCCTAGTACTTTAACTGAACAAAAACAAATTCTGCAACTACTGAAAAGTAAGGCCCGAATTGCTCTTACCTGCTTTGAAGCAAATATCTGCCAATGTCATAGAAAACATCTGGCAGAAGCAATAACCCGGTTGCCCCAATGGAATTATGAGTTAATCCATTTATAA